A window of the Blattabacterium cuenoti genome harbors these coding sequences:
- a CDS encoding DUF3127 domain-containing protein, producing the protein MEIIGIVKKLFDIQKFNSGFQKREIVITTEEAYPQNILVEFIQEKVDLLENVKLKDKIKIFINIRGREWTNPEGIIKYFNSIQGWKIENHSNYTGTSNKTSTTSTSSSSSLSSDDFDDLPF; encoded by the coding sequence ATGGAAATCATAGGAATAGTCAAAAAACTATTTGATATTCAAAAATTTAATAGCGGATTTCAAAAAAGAGAAATAGTTATTACCACTGAAGAGGCATATCCTCAAAATATATTAGTTGAATTTATTCAAGAAAAAGTGGATTTGTTAGAAAATGTAAAACTAAAAGATAAAATAAAAATTTTCATAAACATTAGAGGAAGAGAATGGACAAATCCTGAAGGAATTATTAAATATTTTAATTCTATTCAAGGGTGGAAAATAGAAAATCATTCTAATTATACAGGAACTTCAAATAAAACTTCTACCACATCCACCTCTTCATCTTCTTCTTTATCCTCTGATGATTTTGATGATTTACCTTTTTAA
- a CDS encoding c-type cytochrome yields the protein MRRILFFIFIFSIFLIIIGGNKLKADSIKGDVENGTKLFKKNCTACHSIELEKKMIGPALYGVTEKRSRKWLHEWIKDNKSLRKSGDKDAIAIYKEYGNIEMNSFSQLSEKQIDDILSFIIKSPDSKKETENHVNNNETHEKKEKEFLVKLIIFCFGILSLILIWILYRIQILIRLINQGETEVSIFRKKNFIINILYKKILGNDKKKWYLFSCFTGFFLLAGIYESWSFLMKIDVNKGYKPEQPIYFSHKIHSEINKIDCQYCHSSAKYGKVSGIPSVNVCMNCHITIHEYNGDYLEKGKSRDEYNKEIQKIYHVVGWDPETRKYSKKTHPIQWIRIHNMPDFVYFDHSQHILTGEKTIKKLKKVNLVCNACHGEVQKMDTVEMSNDFTMEWCISCHKTVEIDIQNRYYKEYFPNKKNKITVDMIGGTECAKCHY from the coding sequence ATGAGAAGAATTTTATTTTTTATTTTCATTTTTTCTATTTTTTTAATAATAATAGGAGGAAATAAACTAAAAGCTGATAGTATAAAAGGAGACGTAGAAAATGGAACTAAACTTTTTAAAAAAAATTGTACAGCATGCCATTCCATAGAGTTAGAAAAAAAAATGATAGGACCTGCTTTATATGGAGTGACTGAAAAAAGAAGTCGTAAATGGTTACACGAGTGGATTAAGGATAATAAATCCTTAAGAAAAAGCGGAGATAAAGATGCCATAGCAATTTATAAGGAATATGGAAATATAGAAATGAATTCATTTTCTCAATTATCAGAAAAACAGATAGATGATATATTATCTTTTATAATAAAAAGTCCAGATTCAAAAAAAGAGACAGAAAATCATGTTAATAATAATGAAACTCATGAAAAAAAAGAAAAAGAATTTTTAGTGAAATTAATTATTTTCTGTTTTGGTATTTTATCTTTAATTCTGATTTGGATTTTATATAGAATACAAATTCTAATCAGATTAATAAATCAAGGAGAAACAGAGGTTTCTATTTTTAGAAAAAAAAATTTTATAATAAATATTTTATATAAAAAAATATTGGGAAATGACAAAAAAAAATGGTATTTATTTTCTTGTTTTACAGGTTTTTTTTTGTTAGCAGGAATATATGAAAGTTGGAGTTTTTTAATGAAAATAGATGTAAATAAGGGGTATAAACCTGAACAGCCTATTTATTTTTCTCACAAAATTCACTCTGAAATTAACAAAATTGATTGTCAATATTGTCATTCTTCTGCAAAGTATGGAAAGGTATCTGGTATTCCTTCAGTTAATGTTTGTATGAATTGTCATATTACTATTCATGAATATAATGGAGATTATTTAGAAAAAGGAAAAAGTAGAGATGAATATAATAAGGAAATACAAAAAATATATCATGTTGTAGGGTGGGATCCTGAAACAAGAAAATATTCTAAAAAAACTCATCCTATTCAATGGATACGTATTCACAATATGCCAGATTTTGTATACTTTGATCATTCTCAACATATCCTAACAGGAGAAAAAACAATTAAAAAATTAAAAAAAGTAAATTTAGTTTGTAATGCCTGTCATGGAGAAGTTCAGAAAATGGATACAGTAGAAATGTCTAATGATTTTACTATGGAATGGTGTATTTCTTGTCATAAAACTGTAGAAATAGATATTCAAAATCGATATTATAAAGAATATTTTCCGAATAAAAAAAATAAAATAACTGTTGATATGATTGGAGGAACAGAATGCGCTAAATGTCATTACTGA
- a CDS encoding M16 family metallopeptidase: protein MFAHRFNRNIPPQSLKRKTTINIEKPKFFQMKNGLKVLIVENHKLPLVRIGLELDCKPFLEKDKAGIKKIFGQMLRSGTRNSTKEELDEIIDYMGCSLYTSFSEISVFTMKKYLDKSVYVMSDILMNSIFDNSKELDKIIKQRIIDISLSEKDPNSILQRVRNILYFGKNHPYGEYETHDTIKNITLHDLKKLYEKYYIPNISYLSFVGDVSKKEVEKLCALYFSKWKKKSYIEDPVIEEYVVPSKIEIDVVDIPSLTQSTICFGGPVCLRKNDPEYFSSILANGILGGGPQSRLFLNLREKKAYTYGAYSILKSDRNIGYFSVYTQVRNEVTEKVIEDLIKEIVEITKNKVSLEELNIKKKEVNGQFILDFEDPNRISDLFICELKNNLPSGFYKNYLNQIESVTIDNIYQSCKKFFFTKNGRIIIVGKVNDILPNLRKLGYPIRYFDQFGSLIKKEEK, encoded by the coding sequence ATGTTTGCTCATAGATTTAATCGGAATATACCACCTCAATCTCTCAAAAGAAAGACTACTATAAATATTGAGAAACCTAAATTTTTTCAAATGAAAAATGGGTTAAAAGTTCTAATCGTAGAAAATCATAAACTTCCTTTAGTTAGAATTGGATTAGAATTGGATTGTAAACCTTTCTTAGAAAAAGATAAGGCGGGAATAAAAAAAATTTTTGGTCAAATGCTTCGTTCTGGAACAAGGAATTCCACCAAAGAAGAACTAGATGAGATAATTGATTATATGGGGTGTAGTTTATACACTTCTTTTTCTGAAATATCTGTTTTCACTATGAAAAAATATTTGGATAAATCTGTCTATGTCATGAGCGATATTTTAATGAATAGCATATTTGATAATTCCAAAGAATTAGATAAAATAATCAAACAAAGAATTATAGATATTAGCCTTTCAGAAAAGGATCCAAATTCTATCTTACAAAGAGTAAGAAACATTTTATATTTTGGGAAAAACCATCCTTATGGAGAATACGAAACTCATGATACTATTAAAAATATTACTCTTCATGACTTGAAAAAACTGTACGAAAAATATTATATCCCAAATATATCCTATCTTTCTTTTGTCGGAGATGTATCTAAAAAAGAAGTAGAAAAATTGTGTGCTCTTTATTTTTCTAAATGGAAGAAAAAATCATATATAGAAGACCCTGTTATAGAAGAGTACGTGGTCCCATCTAAAATAGAAATAGATGTAGTGGATATTCCTTCTTTGACTCAATCTACTATTTGTTTTGGTGGACCGGTTTGCTTAAGAAAAAATGATCCTGAATACTTTTCTTCTATACTGGCAAATGGAATTTTGGGAGGCGGGCCTCAAAGTCGTTTATTCTTAAATCTTAGAGAAAAAAAGGCTTATACATATGGAGCTTATTCTATTTTAAAATCTGACAGAAATATTGGTTATTTTTCAGTTTATACTCAAGTTAGAAATGAAGTAACAGAAAAGGTTATAGAGGATCTTATAAAAGAAATTGTGGAAATAACGAAAAATAAAGTTTCTTTGGAAGAATTAAATATTAAGAAAAAAGAAGTGAATGGTCAATTTATTCTTGATTTTGAAGATCCTAATAGAATTAGTGACCTTTTTATATGTGAATTAAAAAATAATCTTCCAAGTGGGTTTTACAAAAATTATTTAAATCAAATCGAATCAGTTACGATAGATAATATATATCAATCATGCAAAAAATTTTTTTTCACAAAAAATGGTAGAATTATAATTGTTGGAAAAGTTAATGATATATTACCTAATCTTAGAAAGTTAGGTTATCCTATTCGTTATTTTGATCAATTTGGATCTTTAATAAAAAAAGAAGAAAAATGA
- a CDS encoding iron-sulfur cluster assembly protein, with product MNQDFSLEERIISVLKSISDPEISVDIYELGLIYDVQVVGKDKVKIVMTLTTPNCPVAESLPLEVKEKVKSIQGIKKVDVVLTFDPPWSREFMSEEARLELGLL from the coding sequence ATGAATCAAGATTTTTCGTTAGAAGAACGTATTATTTCTGTATTAAAAAGTATATCTGATCCAGAAATTTCTGTAGATATTTATGAATTAGGTCTCATTTACGATGTTCAAGTTGTTGGAAAAGATAAAGTAAAAATAGTAATGACTTTAACTACACCTAATTGTCCAGTAGCAGAAAGTTTACCTTTGGAAGTAAAAGAGAAAGTTAAATCTATACAAGGAATAAAAAAAGTGGATGTTGTTTTAACATTTGATCCGCCTTGGAGTCGGGAATTTATGAGCGAAGAAGCACGTTTAGAACTAGGATTGTTATAA
- a CDS encoding ATP-dependent Clp protease ATP-binding subunit, with protein sequence MIHHYSSNSRKKIFFSSAYSDEDIENDSTASSYGSGGSGTGSGYYGGGSSIKSKTPVLDNFGRDLNSIAMEGKLDPVVGRDQEVERVSQILSRRKKNNPLLIGEPGVGKSAIAEGLALRIVQKKVSRVLYNKRVVVLDLASLVAGTKYRGQFEERMKAIINESEKNTGLILFIDEIHTMIGAGGTTGSLDASNIFKPALARGYIQCIGATTLNEYRQYIEKDGALERRFQKIIVQPSSDKETIEILKKIKGKYESHHNVIYTEEAIKACVNLTVRYIVDRFLPDKAIDALDEAGSRVHIKNIKVPQEIVLLEKELESIRKEKSKVVKSQKYEEAARLRDTEKRIEKQLIKAQKEWEESSKKNKEIVSEENVEEVVSMMSGVPVNKIAQAEMKKLSKMIDILKEKIVGQNEAVEKIVRAVQRNRTGLKDPNSPIGSFIFLGQTGVGKTYLAKIFAKELFDSEESLIRIDMSEYMEKFSVSRLIGAPPGYVGYEEGGQLTEIIRRRPYSVILLDEIEKAHHEVFNVLLQMLDYGCVTDSIGRKINFKNTVIIFTSNTGTQQLKEFGQGIGFHTQARKLNNYIKNVLEQALKRTFSPEFLNRIDDIIIFNSLTKEDISKITCIELKKIILHVSNLGYELILFPEVIDFIKKRGFDQEYGARPLKRVIEKFIKNPISEYIISEKLKKGDKISLKMNVTHDNVKVLISQKK encoded by the coding sequence ATGATTCATCATTATTCGTCAAACAGTAGAAAAAAAATTTTTTTCTCTTCTGCTTATTCCGATGAAGATATTGAAAATGATAGCACCGCCTCTTCTTATGGATCTGGAGGAAGTGGGACAGGTTCTGGTTACTATGGAGGAGGATCTTCAATAAAAAGTAAAACTCCTGTTTTAGATAATTTTGGAAGAGATTTAAATTCCATAGCTATGGAAGGAAAATTAGATCCAGTGGTAGGTAGAGATCAAGAAGTTGAACGTGTATCTCAAATATTGAGTAGGAGAAAGAAAAATAATCCTCTTCTCATCGGAGAACCTGGAGTCGGAAAATCTGCTATTGCTGAAGGATTAGCATTACGTATTGTGCAGAAAAAAGTTTCTAGAGTATTGTATAATAAGAGAGTGGTTGTATTAGATTTAGCAAGTTTAGTTGCTGGAACTAAATATAGAGGTCAATTTGAAGAAAGAATGAAAGCTATTATAAATGAATCAGAAAAAAATACAGGATTAATTCTTTTTATAGATGAAATTCATACTATGATTGGAGCAGGAGGAACTACAGGTTCATTAGATGCTTCTAACATATTTAAACCTGCTTTAGCAAGAGGATATATTCAATGTATAGGAGCTACTACACTAAATGAATATAGACAGTATATAGAAAAAGATGGAGCATTAGAAAGAAGATTTCAAAAAATCATTGTGCAACCTTCTTCTGATAAAGAAACCATAGAAATCTTAAAAAAGATAAAAGGAAAATATGAAAGTCATCATAATGTGATTTATACAGAAGAAGCTATAAAAGCTTGTGTTAATCTTACTGTGCGATATATTGTAGATCGTTTTTTACCAGATAAAGCGATTGATGCTTTAGATGAAGCTGGATCCCGTGTTCACATTAAGAACATAAAAGTTCCACAGGAAATAGTTCTTTTGGAAAAAGAATTAGAAAGCATTCGAAAAGAGAAATCTAAAGTAGTTAAAAGTCAAAAATACGAAGAAGCGGCACGATTACGTGATACAGAAAAACGAATAGAAAAACAATTAATAAAAGCTCAAAAAGAGTGGGAAGAATCTTCTAAAAAAAATAAAGAAATTGTATCCGAAGAAAATGTTGAAGAAGTGGTCTCTATGATGAGTGGAGTTCCAGTAAATAAAATAGCTCAAGCTGAAATGAAAAAATTGAGCAAAATGATAGATATATTAAAAGAAAAAATAGTGGGACAAAATGAAGCTGTAGAAAAAATAGTCAGAGCAGTTCAAAGAAATAGAACTGGATTGAAAGATCCCAATTCCCCTATAGGTTCTTTTATTTTTTTAGGACAAACAGGAGTAGGAAAAACTTATTTGGCAAAAATTTTTGCTAAAGAATTATTTGATTCTGAAGAATCATTAATTAGAATAGATATGAGTGAATATATGGAAAAATTTTCTGTATCTAGATTAATAGGAGCCCCTCCAGGTTATGTAGGTTATGAAGAAGGAGGACAATTAACAGAGATCATACGTCGTAGACCTTATTCTGTAATATTATTGGATGAGATAGAAAAAGCACATCATGAAGTATTTAATGTTTTATTACAAATGTTAGACTATGGATGTGTAACAGATAGTATTGGAAGAAAAATAAATTTTAAAAATACCGTAATTATTTTTACTTCAAATACGGGAACACAACAATTAAAAGAGTTTGGACAGGGAATCGGGTTTCATACTCAAGCAAGAAAATTAAATAATTATATTAAAAATGTATTAGAACAAGCTTTAAAACGAACTTTTTCTCCTGAATTTTTAAATAGAATAGATGATATTATTATTTTTAATTCTCTAACAAAAGAAGATATATCGAAAATAACTTGTATAGAATTAAAAAAAATAATTCTTCATGTCTCCAATTTGGGTTATGAATTGATTCTATTTCCTGAAGTAATAGATTTTATTAAAAAAAGAGGATTTGATCAAGAATATGGAGCACGTCCTTTAAAAAGAGTAATAGAAAAATTTATAAAAAACCCTATATCTGAATATATAATTAGTGAAAAATTAAAAAAAGGAGATAAAATTTCACTAAAAATGAATGTAACTCATGACAATGTAAAAGTATTAATTAGTCAAAAAAAATGA
- a CDS encoding SPFH domain-containing protein, with product MSIFSLLFYGILVLLILSFFSSFIFIVNQETAAILERMGKFHNICYAGLNFKVPVMDNIVGKLTLKIQQLDVLVDTKTKDNVFVKVKVSVQFKVIKEKVYEAFYKLDNSHAQITSYIFDVVRAEVPKMRLDDVFERKDHIALAVKGELEGSMLDYGYSIIKALVTDLDPDEQVKQAMNRINTAEREKVAAEYKAEAERIKIVAKAKAEAESKKLQGKGTADQRREIARGILESVEVLNNVGINSQEASALIVVTQHYDTLQSMGESGNTNLILLPNSPGSASEMLNNMITSFNISNQIGETLKKKNNSKKK from the coding sequence ATGAGTATTTTCAGTTTATTATTTTATGGAATATTGGTTCTTTTAATTTTATCTTTTTTTTCTAGTTTTATTTTTATAGTGAACCAAGAAACAGCAGCTATTCTTGAAAGAATGGGAAAATTTCATAATATTTGTTACGCTGGATTAAATTTTAAGGTTCCTGTTATGGATAATATAGTAGGAAAATTAACATTAAAAATTCAACAATTAGATGTATTGGTAGATACAAAAACAAAAGATAATGTTTTTGTTAAAGTAAAAGTGTCGGTTCAGTTCAAAGTCATAAAAGAGAAAGTATATGAAGCTTTTTATAAATTGGATAATTCTCATGCTCAGATTACTTCTTATATATTTGATGTTGTTAGAGCGGAAGTTCCAAAAATGCGTTTAGATGATGTTTTTGAACGAAAAGATCATATCGCTCTTGCAGTTAAAGGAGAATTGGAAGGATCTATGTTAGATTATGGTTATTCTATAATTAAAGCATTAGTTACAGATCTTGATCCCGACGAACAAGTCAAACAAGCCATGAATCGAATTAATACAGCGGAAAGAGAAAAAGTAGCAGCTGAATATAAAGCAGAAGCTGAGAGAATTAAAATTGTAGCTAAAGCAAAAGCAGAAGCTGAAAGTAAAAAATTACAAGGAAAAGGAACAGCAGATCAACGTAGAGAAATAGCTAGAGGAATTTTAGAATCAGTAGAAGTCTTAAACAATGTAGGAATTAATTCACAAGAAGCTTCTGCTTTGATTGTTGTAACACAACACTATGATACTCTTCAATCTATGGGAGAAAGTGGAAATACTAATTTAATTTTGTTACCTAATTCACCAGGATCAGCGAGTGAAATGTTAAACAATATGATCACTTCATTTAATATTTCTAACCAAATTGGAGAAACTCTTAAAAAAAAGAATAATAGTAAAAAAAAATAA
- a CDS encoding endonuclease III domain-containing protein, producing MNIFIKKNVIERILDFLYPNPTSTLYYINEFTLLIAIILTARTKEKKVNEITKYLFKEINTPMDIISIEKIKNYIKNIGLYNIKSKNIYDLSVILIKEYNGIIPKDISKLKSLPGVGHKTASVFLSHVSNESVFPVDTHIHRMMFRWKLSNGKNVKQTEKDAKRIFKKENWKKLHFQIIFYAKEYSPSQKWDYKKDIIYQELLSNNLL from the coding sequence ATGAATATTTTTATAAAAAAAAATGTTATTGAAAGAATATTAGATTTTTTATATCCTAATCCAACTAGTACTCTGTATTATATTAACGAATTCACTTTATTGATTGCCATAATATTAACAGCTAGAACTAAAGAAAAAAAAGTCAATGAAATCACAAAATATCTATTTAAAGAAATAAATACACCCATGGATATAATTTCTATTGAAAAAATAAAAAATTATATAAAAAATATAGGTCTTTATAATATAAAATCTAAAAATATTTATGATTTATCCGTCATATTAATAAAAGAATATAATGGAATTATTCCTAAGGATATTTCAAAATTAAAATCTTTACCAGGAGTAGGACATAAAACAGCGTCTGTTTTTTTATCTCATGTATCTAATGAATCTGTATTTCCTGTGGATACTCATATTCATAGAATGATGTTTCGTTGGAAATTAAGTAATGGAAAAAATGTGAAACAAACAGAAAAAGATGCAAAACGTATTTTCAAAAAAGAAAATTGGAAAAAATTACATTTTCAAATTATTTTTTATGCTAAAGAATATTCTCCATCCCAAAAATGGGATTATAAAAAAGATATTATATACCAAGAATTATTAAGTAATAATTTACTGTAA
- a CDS encoding M16 family metallopeptidase, whose amino-acid sequence MGYNNLISKEFNSYKKSYKIKFFEEKLSNGLHVILHQDQTNPLVSISVLYHVGSKNEIPGRSGFAHFFEHLMFEGSKNIKKGEYFKYIASNGGKNNAYTNYDETCYYEILPSDRLPLALWLESERMLHAKVDEESINIQREVVKEEKKMRVENQPYMKAISEIIPSLLFKKHPYKYPIIGLDQDLDAATEADYKEFYNTYYVPNNAVLVVSGDFNMNEAKILIKKYFASIPKGKMNFRMKKIEEEPMKKEIFSTYVDKNTKVPGVFLSYRVPKLTNKDSYVLKIIDHVLSSGESSRIIKSIVNKKQTASYAGSFLDTMEDYGIFVIYGLINPGITLNQLTKIIDEEIDLLKEQGITQYELDKQKNYFEKKFISDNYSMSGITANLSHYYLYYRNADLINTDIEKYREITIEDIKIVANKYLNKNNRVRLYNVPDNNNTDK is encoded by the coding sequence ATGGGATATAATAACCTGATTTCCAAAGAGTTTAATTCTTATAAAAAGTCGTATAAAATTAAATTTTTCGAAGAAAAACTATCAAATGGGTTGCATGTTATTTTACACCAAGATCAAACAAACCCTTTAGTTTCTATTTCCGTTTTGTATCATGTAGGAAGTAAAAATGAAATACCTGGTAGATCAGGTTTTGCTCATTTTTTCGAACATCTTATGTTTGAAGGATCCAAAAATATTAAAAAAGGAGAATATTTTAAATATATAGCCTCTAATGGAGGAAAAAATAATGCTTATACAAATTATGATGAAACTTGTTATTATGAAATCTTGCCATCTGATCGTCTTCCATTAGCTTTATGGTTAGAATCGGAAAGAATGCTTCATGCAAAAGTTGATGAAGAAAGTATTAACATACAAAGGGAAGTGGTAAAAGAAGAAAAAAAAATGCGAGTAGAAAATCAACCATATATGAAAGCGATTTCGGAAATTATTCCTTCATTATTATTCAAAAAACATCCATATAAATATCCAATTATTGGATTAGACCAAGATTTGGATGCGGCTACAGAAGCGGATTATAAAGAATTTTATAACACTTACTATGTTCCAAATAATGCTGTTTTAGTTGTGTCCGGTGATTTTAATATGAATGAAGCTAAAATATTAATTAAAAAATATTTCGCATCTATTCCTAAAGGAAAGATGAATTTTAGAATGAAAAAAATAGAAGAAGAACCGATGAAAAAAGAAATATTTTCCACTTACGTGGATAAAAATACTAAGGTTCCTGGAGTATTTTTATCCTATAGAGTGCCTAAACTAACAAATAAAGATTCTTATGTATTAAAAATTATTGATCACGTATTATCTTCTGGAGAAAGTTCTCGTATAATAAAAAGTATTGTAAACAAAAAACAAACAGCTTCTTATGCCGGTTCTTTTTTAGATACAATGGAAGATTATGGTATTTTTGTAATATATGGATTAATAAATCCTGGAATAACATTAAATCAATTAACAAAAATAATAGATGAAGAAATCGATCTTTTAAAGGAACAAGGAATCACACAATATGAATTGGATAAACAAAAAAACTATTTTGAAAAAAAATTTATTTCCGATAATTATTCTATGAGTGGAATTACTGCAAATTTATCTCACTATTATTTATATTATCGTAATGCTGACTTAATCAATACTGATATAGAAAAATATCGAGAAATAACTATAGAAGATATAAAAATAGTTGCTAATAAATATTTAAATAAAAATAATAGAGTTCGTTTATATAATGTTCCCGATAACAATAACACAGATAAATAA